In uncultured Cohaesibacter sp., a genomic segment contains:
- a CDS encoding DNA polymerase Y family protein, translated as MVTTPFALTLRQSNAERLYCLNERAEREGLQRGMGLADARALCPDLQTMVADREADARFLELLARWAGRFCPWVGLDGEDGLLLDVTGSTHLFGGELALLENIEERLARGGISVRQGLADTRGAAWALAHYGGWSPDRGEPAHEASGSLSCSLSGDLSASLAPSGKALAAIGAFPVAALRLEEKICTGLMRLGVRSIGDLHALPRATVTRRFGLEPLMRLDQALGHREEAISPLSEAPHYGVRMSLPEPIGLADDVMAVAGRLLERLCAKLDRQGAGVRVLQLTMRRMDMEASQVELRLARPMRDARRILPLFERSVGEVDAGFGIDMMRLEATLVEPMADEQMASVVLSHGGSEANREAQKAEDHGLEDLISRLGSRIGLENILRFVPADSHIPERSFSLQPAAWTRAVERWPGQEPGGESQEAGRAQATPRPLRLFPPEAIVLPLSSEPDPVRREPPAHFRWRRMQLSVAYARGPERIAPEWWWEDPAWRSGIRDYWWVETRQGWRLWLFHTPQNRLSHLSSWFVHGEFA; from the coding sequence GTGGTCACGACTCCGTTTGCCCTCACCTTGCGGCAGAGTAATGCCGAGCGGCTCTATTGTCTCAATGAACGCGCCGAGCGGGAAGGGCTGCAGCGCGGCATGGGGCTGGCGGATGCGCGGGCTCTTTGTCCCGATTTGCAAACCATGGTCGCCGATCGCGAGGCGGATGCCCGCTTTCTCGAATTGCTGGCGCGCTGGGCCGGACGCTTCTGTCCGTGGGTCGGGCTGGATGGCGAGGATGGGTTGCTGCTGGATGTGACCGGCTCGACCCATTTGTTCGGTGGCGAGCTGGCCTTGCTGGAAAATATTGAGGAACGCCTTGCCCGAGGCGGGATCTCTGTGCGTCAGGGGCTTGCCGATACGCGCGGGGCGGCTTGGGCTCTGGCCCATTATGGCGGCTGGTCGCCAGATCGGGGCGAGCCGGCCCATGAGGCTTCCGGTTCGCTTTCCTGTTCGCTTTCTGGTGATCTTTCTGCCTCTCTTGCCCCTTCTGGCAAGGCGCTTGCGGCGATTGGGGCTTTTCCCGTTGCCGCCCTCAGGCTGGAAGAAAAGATCTGCACCGGATTGATGCGGCTTGGGGTGCGGAGCATCGGGGATCTCCATGCCCTGCCGCGGGCCACGGTGACACGCCGTTTCGGTCTGGAACCGCTGATGCGGCTCGATCAGGCGCTAGGGCACCGGGAAGAGGCCATTTCGCCCCTGTCGGAAGCGCCTCATTACGGCGTGCGGATGAGCCTGCCCGAGCCGATCGGGCTGGCCGATGATGTCATGGCGGTGGCTGGCAGGTTGCTGGAGCGGCTCTGCGCCAAGCTGGACCGGCAGGGGGCCGGGGTGCGGGTGTTGCAACTGACCATGCGGCGCATGGATATGGAGGCCAGTCAGGTGGAATTGCGGCTGGCCCGACCGATGCGGGATGCAAGGCGCATTCTGCCGCTGTTCGAGCGCAGCGTTGGCGAGGTGGATGCCGGTTTCGGCATTGACATGATGCGGCTTGAGGCAACCCTCGTGGAGCCGATGGCCGATGAGCAGATGGCGAGCGTGGTGTTGAGCCATGGCGGCAGCGAGGCCAACCGCGAGGCGCAAAAGGCCGAGGATCATGGGCTGGAGGATCTGATTTCCCGGCTTGGCAGTCGCATCGGGCTTGAAAATATCCTGCGTTTTGTGCCTGCCGACAGTCATATTCCGGAACGCAGTTTTTCCCTCCAGCCTGCGGCCTGGACCCGGGCGGTGGAGCGTTGGCCGGGGCAGGAGCCGGGGGGAGAATCACAGGAGGCGGGGCGGGCTCAGGCCACGCCGCGCCCGCTGCGGCTGTTTCCGCCCGAGGCGATTGTCCTGCCGCTGTCCTCCGAGCCTGATCCGGTGCGGCGGGAGCCTCCGGCCCATTTTCGCTGGCGGCGGATGCAACTGTCGGTGGCCTATGCGCGTGGGCCGGAGCGGATTGCGCCTGAATGGTGGTGGGAAGAC
- a CDS encoding DUF4147 domain-containing protein, which produces MTETGNEIEQLRDLAAALFEAGVAAADPRLALEKTFEESPLLPLQEGRYLVIALGKAAVAMAQTCLKELPEDTPSECLVVTNYENAIPIEGATCFAAGHPVPDENGLAAGKAIMDMLATTTEEDHVIVLISGGGSALVPAPLPGISLEDKIAVSKLLLAHGYSIHEINLVRQSLSQLKGGGLSLLAAPASVQSYILSDVVGDDLSTIASGPTNPPLGSRKDALALFAAKGLVEQLPASVRTILEADEEAEELDFSNTENLLIGSNRLSLNVIQDSLPIGWRGRIVDDLLEGDVQEVAPRLHEEVRNAPQEQKTVLIWGGETTVTLKGDGKGGRNQELALLFAVADEKEPIEGDWVFLSGGTDGRDGPTDSAGGLVDAGTLNRIRQTGEKPSVLLANNDSYKALELAGDHLMIGATGTNVADIQICLVDKDK; this is translated from the coding sequence GTGACTGAAACCGGAAATGAAATAGAACAATTGCGCGATCTGGCAGCAGCCCTGTTTGAAGCGGGGGTTGCGGCCGCTGATCCCAGGCTGGCGCTCGAAAAGACATTCGAGGAATCCCCACTGCTCCCCTTGCAGGAGGGCCGTTATCTCGTCATCGCCCTTGGCAAGGCCGCCGTTGCCATGGCCCAGACCTGCCTGAAGGAACTGCCCGAAGACACGCCCAGCGAATGCCTTGTTGTCACCAATTACGAGAATGCAATCCCCATCGAGGGTGCAACATGCTTTGCAGCGGGCCATCCGGTGCCCGATGAAAATGGTCTGGCAGCAGGCAAGGCCATCATGGACATGCTGGCAACCACGACAGAAGAAGACCATGTGATCGTGTTGATCAGCGGTGGCGGTTCTGCTTTGGTGCCTGCCCCGCTGCCCGGCATCAGCCTTGAAGACAAGATCGCGGTCAGCAAGCTACTGCTGGCCCATGGTTACAGCATTCACGAAATCAATCTGGTCCGCCAGAGCCTTTCCCAGCTCAAGGGCGGCGGCCTCAGCCTGTTGGCGGCCCCGGCTTCCGTTCAGAGCTATATCCTGTCCGATGTGGTCGGTGATGACCTGAGCACCATAGCCTCCGGCCCGACCAATCCGCCACTGGGCAGCAGGAAGGACGCGCTGGCGCTCTTTGCTGCCAAGGGGTTGGTGGAGCAGTTGCCCGCTTCGGTCCGCACAATACTGGAAGCGGATGAAGAGGCCGAAGAGCTCGATTTTTCAAATACGGAAAACCTGCTGATCGGCTCCAACCGCCTCAGCCTCAATGTCATTCAGGATTCGCTCCCCATCGGCTGGCGCGGACGCATTGTCGACGACCTGCTCGAAGGCGATGTCCAGGAGGTTGCCCCCAGACTGCATGAAGAGGTCAGAAATGCCCCTCAGGAACAGAAGACGGTTCTGATCTGGGGTGGTGAGACCACGGTGACCCTGAAAGGCGATGGCAAGGGAGGTCGCAATCAGGAGCTGGCCCTGCTCTTCGCTGTGGCCGATGAGAAAGAACCGATCGAAGGCGACTGGGTCTTCCTGTCCGGCGGCACAGACGGGCGCGACGGCCCGACCGATAGCGCCGGCGGGCTCGTGGATGCCGGAACACTCAACCGGATCCGCCAGACCGGCGAAAAGCCGTCAGTCTTGCTGGCCAACAATGACAGCTACAAGGCGCTGGAACTCGCCGGAGACCATCTGATGATCGGCGCAACGGGCACGAATGTCGCGGACATCCAGATCTGTCTGGTGGACAAGGACAAATGA